A genomic region of Rhodococcus pyridinivorans contains the following coding sequences:
- a CDS encoding GNAT family N-acetyltransferase — translation MGERTEPEIRVLESEAELREASALFRTAMVGLPSWPEVPDGTVSRYLEAGRTWGAFLDGMLVGTVDATSGNLTLPGGARVPHAAVTHIGVLPTHTRRGVISGLVHRQLSDARDRGEILATLRASEATIYGRFGYGVASTSVSVDVDVRGAALRPDVPESGAVRLLTYPEAWDVLAQIHSRHLPPRPGMIDRSEYWWNSRRWRADSLTDPMYVAVHGEPGQEDGFVRYHPVDTQGWFTSRNRTVVVDDFFAPSPAAYAGLIRFLLDLDLVDTLRFAALPQDDQLPLMLGDARAVHFRSVSDETWLRILDLDRALSARSYRGFGSVTVEVTDPVLTDNAGVFEISADGVARTAGPADLTIDIADLGALLLGRQGWHRMVDAGRARVHRPEAVDTADLLFSWPQAPFSGTSF, via the coding sequence ATGGGTGAGCGAACGGAACCGGAGATCAGAGTTCTGGAGTCGGAAGCCGAACTGCGGGAGGCGTCCGCGCTGTTCCGCACGGCGATGGTGGGTCTGCCCTCGTGGCCCGAGGTTCCCGACGGGACGGTGAGCCGCTACCTCGAGGCCGGCCGCACGTGGGGTGCTTTCCTCGACGGCATGCTCGTCGGGACAGTCGACGCCACGAGCGGAAATCTCACCCTGCCCGGCGGCGCCCGGGTGCCGCACGCGGCGGTCACCCACATCGGTGTGCTGCCCACCCACACGCGTCGCGGCGTGATCTCCGGACTCGTGCACCGGCAGTTGAGCGACGCGCGCGACCGCGGTGAGATCCTCGCGACGCTGCGTGCCTCCGAAGCGACCATCTACGGCCGGTTCGGCTACGGCGTCGCCTCGACTTCGGTGTCCGTCGACGTCGACGTGCGTGGTGCCGCACTGCGTCCCGACGTGCCCGAGTCCGGAGCGGTGCGTCTGCTGACCTATCCGGAGGCGTGGGACGTGCTGGCGCAGATCCATTCCCGTCATCTGCCGCCGCGCCCCGGCATGATCGATCGGTCGGAGTACTGGTGGAACTCGCGCCGGTGGCGGGCCGACTCGCTCACCGATCCGATGTACGTGGCGGTGCACGGCGAACCGGGACAGGAGGACGGTTTCGTCCGGTACCACCCCGTCGACACGCAGGGGTGGTTCACCAGTCGCAACCGCACCGTCGTGGTCGACGACTTCTTCGCCCCCTCGCCCGCGGCGTACGCCGGCCTGATCCGGTTCCTGCTCGACCTCGACCTGGTCGACACCTTGCGGTTCGCGGCACTTCCGCAGGACGACCAACTCCCGCTCATGCTCGGCGACGCGCGTGCCGTGCACTTCCGCTCGGTCTCGGACGAGACGTGGTTGCGCATCCTCGACCTCGATCGGGCGCTGTCGGCGCGGAGTTACCGAGGCTTCGGCTCGGTGACCGTGGAGGTGACCGATCCGGTGCTGACCGACAACGCCGGTGTCTTCGAGATCTCCGCCGACGGCGTGGCGCGCACCGCGGGACCGGCCGACCTGACGATCGACATCGCCGACCTCGGTGCGCTCCTGCTCGGCCGGCAGGGCTGGCACCGGATGGTCGACGCGGGGCGCGCCCGGGTGCACCGGCCCGAGGCCGTCGACACCGCTGACCTGCTGTTCTCCTGGCCCCAGGCACCCTTCTCGGGGACCTCCTTCTGA
- a CDS encoding protein-tyrosine phosphatase family protein, giving the protein MRREWDPADTGVLQLPSGRLVRGRGMRRPVFGEPFPDFGVYLLGRPPAAPFEWESRWIHWPDFRTPRDPEDALAILYEAWIRAGRQRVEIACGRGRGRTGTALACLAVLDGLSPEEAVDFVRRHYHPRAVETPWQRKFVAHAKAHS; this is encoded by the coding sequence GTGCGACGCGAGTGGGATCCAGCAGACACCGGGGTGCTGCAGCTGCCCTCCGGCCGACTCGTGCGGGGACGCGGGATGCGCAGACCGGTGTTCGGCGAGCCGTTTCCCGACTTCGGGGTGTATCTCCTCGGCCGCCCCCCGGCAGCACCGTTCGAATGGGAGTCGCGGTGGATCCACTGGCCCGACTTCCGCACGCCACGCGACCCGGAGGACGCTCTCGCCATCCTGTACGAGGCGTGGATCCGCGCGGGAAGACAGCGGGTGGAGATCGCGTGCGGGCGTGGACGCGGCCGCACCGGCACCGCACTGGCGTGCCTCGCCGTCCTCGACGGGCTCTCCCCGGAGGAGGCGGTCGACTTCGTTCGGCGGCACTACCATCCGCGCGCGGTCGAGACGCCCTGGCAGCGCAAATTCGTCGCGCACGCGAAGGCGCATTCCTGA
- a CDS encoding general stress protein: protein MTNPLGPGRQVPGLPTPPTGWPVGSYPTYAEAQRAVDHLADQNFSVEDVTIVGVDLMQVERVTGRLTWPKVIGGGIVSGAWLGVFFGLLLGIFSTDFLGPLLVGLVGGIIFGLISASIPYAATRGQRDFSSTMQLVAGRYDVLCQPPTAEKARDILAKLAI from the coding sequence ATGACGAATCCCCTCGGACCCGGTCGCCAGGTACCCGGTCTGCCGACACCTCCCACGGGCTGGCCCGTCGGTTCGTACCCGACCTATGCCGAGGCGCAACGGGCGGTCGACCACCTGGCCGATCAGAACTTCTCCGTCGAGGACGTCACCATCGTCGGTGTCGATCTCATGCAGGTCGAACGGGTCACCGGTCGGCTCACGTGGCCGAAGGTGATCGGCGGCGGCATCGTCTCGGGCGCATGGCTCGGCGTGTTCTTCGGTCTCCTGCTCGGCATCTTCTCCACCGACTTCCTCGGCCCGCTGCTCGTCGGCCTCGTCGGCGGCATCATCTTCGGCCTCATCTCGGCGAGCATCCCGTACGCCGCGACCCGCGGTCAGCGCGACTTCTCGTCCACCATGCAGCTCGTCGCCGGCCGCTACGACGTGCTGTGCCAGCCGCCCACCGCCGAGAAGGCGCGCGACATCCTCGCCAAGCTCGCCATCTGA